Part of the uncultured Desulfobacter sp. genome, AAAAATAGACTTATCCGAACTGCTCAACAGGGTGTTTGATGATTATGCGGATGTGCTGGCCGAAAAACAGATTCAAGTCGAAAAGAAGATTGACGTCCCCTGTCTGATAATGGGTGATCCGGAAAAATTATTTCGCCTTTTTGTTAATCTCATCGACAATGCCATTCGATACAACCTGTCTGAAAAGGGTGTTATTAAAATCAATCTGGCTCAATCCCGTACCGTGGCCCGCATTGAAATTCTCAACACAGGCGCTAAAATTCCCGACCCGGATCTTCCCCGTCTGTTTGAGCAATTCTATCGTGTTGAAAAATCAAGATCCCAGGCATTAGGCGGTTCAGGGCTTGGGCTTGCGATTGCCCGAAAGATCATCAGCCTGCATCACGGGACGATCATTATTCGCAACGCCCGGGGCCGCATGATCCAAACTTTGGTTGAGCTGCCTTTTGGATTTTAATAAACGGTCCATAAAGCATCAATCATTCCGGCTTTCCTAAACCCCTCTATAACTTCAAGAATCCCCACGCTCCAGACAAACCACAGCGCACTGAATATATGAATCCGGTAAACACCGGGATTGACCTGATAGGTTTGGGGCTCTTCAAATATTGTAATGTTCGGAAAAAATGCAGGAACACTGCGGGTGTAGCGTTCAAACACAGATCCGAAAAGCGACTGAAGCCTTTTTTCTTCGCTTTTTATTACAAAGGGATAATAGCATCCGAACAAAAGGATAAAAATCACGGGGAAAATAAGTGTTTCGGTACAAAAACCGATCCCCAGCGCACCGAGCATACTGAAAAAATAGAGCGGATTTCTACATATGGAATAGGGTCCTTTGGTAATCAATTGTTGATCCTTATACCCGGCAATATAAAGAGAACACCACATCCGGCCCAATGACGCGATGCCAACCAGGACGATACCGATAAACAGCAAAATAAAACCGAACATGTCACTGCCTGTTTCCCAGTGGCTTTTGGTGGTAAAAATAAAAAATACAACAAGAACAGCTGCAATCCGTGAGATCAAAATCCTGTAATGTTCAATATACGACAGCATGTTTAAATTTAATCCTTATCCATTCATATAATTTTTTTTATGCGTCGTTTTAACGCGTTTGGTGTTGGATTTTAAATCAAAGAGCATGAAGAAATGATGAAGGGGGGGGTAAGGCAGGCAAAAAAAATCGGGCGACATTTTTATATGAAAGAGCTCAGTAAGTTACTGAGTTCTTTCAACCTTCGTTGTGGGCTGTCCTTCGTGCTGATATGTCAGGTCAGCCCATGGCTGTTATATGAAAGAGTTCAATAAGCTATTGCGTTCTTTCAATTTTCGTTGTGGGCCAAAGCCTGGCAGATGATATGTCTGGCTCGGCCCATGGCCGTTATATGAAAGAGTTCAATAAGCTATTGCGTTCTTTCAATTTTCGTTGTGGGCCGAAGCCTGGCAGATGATATGTCTGGCTCGGCCCATGGCCGTTATATGGAAACAGCATTGGTATGCCCCCCAAAAAAGTCCGCCTGTTCGTCCCCTGGGGGACGAACAGGCGGACAGGATAATTTAGCGGATTCAGAATCAGGTTCAGTATAAGAGCATCAGGTCCAGGTTCAACAATTATCCTAAAATTTACCGCTTCTATATTACCGAAATATATTCAAGTCAATAAAAAATATGCAAATAATCCAAACCAAACAATCCGATTTTTATGCAATTCTTTCCAGGCGGCTGATATCAGGGTTAATCCACATATTTTTTAACGAATAAAATTCATCTTTTGGCGGGGCTCAAGCGCCGGATAGGGAACCTGGTCTTTTGACTTGTCAATACAGGTCAGCAGCCATGCCATGTTGCGGCCCAGAATTTTCATGGTTTGCAGGCCCTCAGCGTCAAGCTGTGCCTCTTCGGCCTTATTGCCGTGAATGCCGTTCCAATAGTGTGAGGAGACAATGGGCATCCGGGCAAAGGTGCAGCCCATGCACCCTTTGATGCCTTTTTTTCCGATATGCAGTATCTGACTTTCAATGCCGTTTTATCAAGTTCCTTTGCCACTTCGCTGAGCGCTGTATAGGTACAGCCCTCCTTATGGGGGCTGCCGTTTATCATCAATACATTCATTCAACGACCAGGGCAAACGCATTAAAATTTTGGGGCTTGATCATAAGATCGGCCACCTTCTGTAGGGGCAATCCCCTGTGGTTGCCCCCCGTTAGGGCAGGCACAGGGACCAGCCCCTACAATGGCCGACGGTAGAACCAAGCCCAAATTTTGATTGCAATCCGTAGGTTGAATTGAGGCGCGAAACCCAATACCTATTCGAATTTAGAAAGAAATGTGTGCGGGTCTCAGAACCTACTTAACCTGCTTCAGTGCGCAGCACTGAAACTCTGTGCTCTCTGTGTCCTCTGTGGTAGAAGAAGCGAGCGTAGCTCGCGAATCTTACAAACCAGGAGATTTGAGAAAAAACATTCAATCCCTTCGGGATTTCTTGTTCTTAAACCACAGAGGACACCGAGGTGTGGCTTGCGCCAAACTTCACAGAGAATTGCCTTGATAAATGGAATATGTTCAAGTCATGAAAGTACTCAGGGTTAATAAAATTTAAGTGCGTTTACCCTGATTGAACGACTCCTTTTATGTTTTTATACTGCCAAAGATGGTAAAATATCTTATTTTTTTTATGGATACCACCCCCAAAAAAGCCAAAATTATATGCAAAATACTTATTTTTTAGAAGCAAAAAAATTTCTTAAGGCAAATAGATCAAAACGCCCAAGAAGGCCCCCCTGCGAACAATATATATGTTTCAGGCGGCCCAAAGGATAACAGATTATGCTCAGCATCATGTCACCCGCCAAGACCATGGATCTGAATTGCAGATCCGTTCTTTTACAAACCCAGCCCCATTTCATGACCGAAGCCCGGGAACTTTGCGCTCGGCTGAAAAAATTATCACCGGGGGATCTTGAAGACCTGATGAAAATCAGCCCCAAGTTGGCGGCCTTGACCCACAAACGGTTCCAGACGTTTTCCGGCATCGCTGTAAACGACGGTTCCCGCCAGGCCCTTCTGGTATATAAGGGAGATGCGTTTCAGGCGCTTGATATTGACCACTACCAGGATCAGGATTTTGAATTTGCCCAAAAACATATCCGGATTTTGTCAGGTCTTTACGGTCTTTTGCGCCCCCTGGACCTGATTGAACCCCATCGACTGGAAATAGCCACCCGGCTGTCGGGTCCCTGGGGAAGAAATCTATATCAATTCTGGGCAGAACGAATCACCCAAAGACTCAATGCGGCACTCGAAGGATCAAAGGGCGCACCTGTCCTTATCAACCTGGCCTCCAATGAGTATTTTAAAGCCGTTCAGCACAAACACCTGAACGCAAAGATTCTCACCATCCAGTTCAAGGAAAAAAAAGGAAACGGTTTTAAGGTCGTTGCCATACATGCCAAAAGGGCACGGGGACTTATGGCAGATTTTATCATCCGGGAAAAAATAGATGATCCAGAAGCCGTAAAGGAATTTTCCGGCAATGGATATGCATTTAATCCGGAGCTGTCTACGTCGGAAACCTGGGTATTTTCCCGGGAATAAATAGACGGGAATTGACCTTTAAAAACCCTGCACTATCTTTAAATATGAATTGATTGATTACTTGAGAAGGAGGTAGCTGATATGGGAAAAAAGCGTAACGCCTGTAAAGCATGTAAAAATAAAAAAGCACATTTGCGCGAATCATCTGGTGCATCAAAGGCTTTTGTATGTAAAAAATGCGGTGCATCCACAAAAAAAGCCAAGCTGCTCTGCAAACCTGTTAAACATAAATTGACCCATTCATGTGAAAAATGCAACCGACTTTCAGACAGACCCAAGCAGTTGTGCAAACCTAAAGCTATAGTATGACATCTATTGTAACGATACATACATAGCATCGATATCTCGATGTTAATCCCGGACCGGTGATATTGCACCTTTATTATAATATTCCTGCATCACCGGTTCAGGTACCATACCGCCACCTGTGGCCCAGACGATGTGGGTGGCATCGGACATCTTTTCAGCTAGTCCCTTTCTATGAAGATAACGTTTGCCTTCCGGCGAATTTAGCA contains:
- a CDS encoding isoprenylcysteine carboxylmethyltransferase family protein, producing MLSYIEHYRILISRIAAVLVVFFIFTTKSHWETGSDMFGFILLFIGIVLVGIASLGRMWCSLYIAGYKDQQLITKGPYSICRNPLYFFSMLGALGIGFCTETLIFPVIFILLFGCYYPFVIKSEEKRLQSLFGSVFERYTRSVPAFFPNITIFEEPQTYQVNPGVYRIHIFSALWFVWSVGILEVIEGFRKAGMIDALWTVY
- the yaaA gene encoding peroxide stress protein YaaA is translated as MLSIMSPAKTMDLNCRSVLLQTQPHFMTEARELCARLKKLSPGDLEDLMKISPKLAALTHKRFQTFSGIAVNDGSRQALLVYKGDAFQALDIDHYQDQDFEFAQKHIRILSGLYGLLRPLDLIEPHRLEIATRLSGPWGRNLYQFWAERITQRLNAALEGSKGAPVLINLASNEYFKAVQHKHLNAKILTIQFKEKKGNGFKVVAIHAKRARGLMADFIIREKIDDPEAVKEFSGNGYAFNPELSTSETWVFSRE